From Humisphaera borealis, the proteins below share one genomic window:
- a CDS encoding GntR family transcriptional regulator: MFQRGSRRDAAAASAATDAAPDWTLNRCSLEYFVELHVETPAEERSTPSEKATTDTTAGPADARLSYKFQRLREKLREAILSGEFESKLPGERQLAKRFHVNAKTLSKALTDLAAEGLLDRSIGRGTYVKGTAPAAAGMGRWLVLTDPAGAESDLVRRLRDVNPEMIVCADPSQIRPSFLTPFSAVLDLFGAPEATVRSLIVRTLPLVAIGHEPRTFSMHCVMPDIALAGMKIGRDLLLSGHRRLVAVEAPGRSAVTQALRQAAQRYAPDAVIDTCAPGEVATLLGDGAVAFVCESIPAARLAKAAIADNAAVDVALAAIGCKDETTPDCSGYFVGIGKVVEAVQGILAEPPTRPTTIWLTCDWADVGTMPIAEESPAPRSTQIRQPMYATLAS; the protein is encoded by the coding sequence ATGTTCCAAAGGGGAAGCCGGCGCGACGCCGCGGCGGCTTCCGCGGCGACGGATGCCGCCCCCGACTGGACCCTCAATCGTTGTTCGTTGGAGTATTTCGTGGAATTACATGTAGAGACACCCGCGGAAGAGCGGTCCACGCCTTCGGAGAAGGCGACGACCGATACAACGGCCGGCCCTGCCGACGCTCGCCTGAGCTACAAGTTTCAGCGACTTCGTGAAAAACTTCGCGAAGCCATCCTTTCCGGCGAGTTCGAATCCAAGCTTCCCGGGGAACGCCAGCTCGCCAAACGCTTTCACGTCAATGCCAAGACGCTCAGCAAAGCCCTAACCGATCTTGCCGCCGAGGGACTGCTCGACCGCAGCATCGGTCGCGGCACCTACGTCAAAGGCACCGCACCCGCTGCCGCCGGCATGGGCCGCTGGCTCGTCCTGACCGACCCGGCGGGTGCCGAATCCGATCTTGTCCGACGGCTTCGTGACGTGAACCCTGAAATGATCGTTTGTGCCGACCCGTCCCAGATTCGACCCAGCTTTCTGACCCCATTCAGCGCCGTACTCGACCTCTTCGGCGCACCGGAAGCGACCGTCCGAAGCCTGATCGTCCGCACCTTGCCCCTCGTCGCGATCGGGCACGAGCCCCGCACGTTCTCAATGCACTGCGTCATGCCTGATATCGCACTGGCGGGGATGAAAATCGGCCGCGACCTGCTGCTGTCCGGTCATCGCCGGTTGGTCGCCGTCGAGGCCCCCGGACGATCGGCCGTCACGCAGGCACTTCGGCAGGCCGCCCAGCGGTATGCGCCTGATGCGGTAATTGACACCTGCGCGCCGGGGGAAGTGGCAACGCTGCTCGGCGACGGTGCAGTCGCGTTCGTGTGCGAATCGATCCCGGCCGCCAGGCTCGCCAAAGCCGCGATCGCCGACAATGCCGCCGTCGATGTTGCGTTGGCTGCGATCGGGTGCAAGGACGAGACGACGCCAGACTGCAGCGGCTACTTCGTTGGGATCGGCAAGGTCGTCGAGGCTGTCCAAGGAATCCTGGCCGAGCCGCCGACCCGTCCGACAACGATCTGGCTCACCTGCGACTGGGCCGACGTCGGCACCATGCCGATCGCCGAGGAATCCCCAGCCCCACGCTCGACCCAGATCCGTCAGCCGATGTACGCGACGCTGGCTTCCTAA
- a CDS encoding MBL fold metallo-hydrolase RNA specificity domain-containing protein: MLRWQDDLYLPACSLYLDSRRPRPFCFVSHAHSDHLPQDGAHERVISTAQTLVLANHRLGKLSIAAPTAESVQSIDPDTRISLLPAGHVLGSAMIRVERPEGSLLYTGDFKLRPSLTVATAEPTPADILVMESTYGLSMFRFPPWQQTHARLVELVGAALAEGRQPIVLGYSLGKAQEIVRILTDNGLRVTCHGAVAAINEIYESLGTPLGAFRRYRPEDFHGPTSLDLAERGVLVAPPQVARSAFVNRFSSPLTILMSGWGMQKNARYRYGVDEVLPLSDHADFGELLELVERVSPRKVYTHHGYAEFAETLRARGIDAELARPEAQMRLF, from the coding sequence ATGCTTCGATGGCAGGATGACCTCTACCTTCCGGCTTGTTCCCTCTACCTGGACAGCCGTCGGCCTCGCCCGTTCTGCTTTGTATCGCACGCGCACAGCGACCATCTTCCCCAGGATGGTGCCCATGAAAGGGTGATCTCGACCGCCCAGACTCTGGTGCTTGCCAATCACCGCCTTGGAAAACTGTCCATCGCCGCGCCGACGGCGGAGTCTGTCCAATCGATTGATCCTGACACGCGGATCTCGCTGCTGCCGGCGGGGCATGTGCTCGGCAGCGCAATGATTCGCGTGGAACGCCCGGAAGGTTCGCTGCTCTACACCGGCGACTTTAAGCTGCGGCCGAGCCTGACCGTCGCGACCGCCGAACCCACGCCCGCCGACATACTGGTTATGGAAAGCACCTACGGGCTTTCCATGTTTCGCTTTCCACCCTGGCAGCAGACGCACGCACGGTTGGTGGAACTGGTGGGTGCCGCTCTGGCCGAGGGTCGTCAGCCGATCGTGCTCGGCTACTCCCTGGGGAAGGCGCAGGAGATCGTGCGGATTCTCACGGACAACGGTTTGCGCGTGACCTGTCACGGCGCGGTGGCGGCGATCAACGAGATTTACGAATCACTGGGAACGCCGCTGGGTGCGTTTCGTCGATACCGGCCCGAAGACTTCCACGGCCCAACGTCGCTGGACCTGGCCGAGCGAGGCGTGCTGGTCGCGCCACCACAGGTCGCGCGGTCGGCGTTCGTCAATCGGTTCTCCAGCCCCTTGACGATCCTGATGTCCGGCTGGGGGATGCAGAAGAACGCCAGGTATCGTTACGGCGTCGATGAGGTGCTGCCGCTATCGGATCACGCCGACTTTGGCGAACTGCTGGAACTAGTCGAGCGTGTATCACCCCGGAAGGTGTACACGCACCACGGGTACGCCGAGTTCGCCGAGACACTGCGGGCCAGGGGAATCGACGCCGAACTGGCTCGTCCGGAGGCACAGATGCGTCTGTTCTGA